One genomic region from Streptomyces sp. NBC_01431 encodes:
- a CDS encoding SDR family NAD(P)-dependent oxidoreductase, which produces MTTALITGATAGIGAAFARRLAADGHDLVLVARDTKRLREQATELHDRHGIEAEVLTADLSTEDGIAAVEARLSQPRQPVDLLVNNAGFGNKGSYLDVSMADELTMVKVHIEAVLRLTSAAASSMRERGRGGVVNVASVAAFVPRGTYGASKAWVVQFTQGAARDLAGSGVRLMALCPGFVRTEFHQRAGMGTDNIPGWLWLDADKLVAAALSDLARGKSLSIPDPRYKALMGAVKLAPRGLLGGITSKTGRKYGPK; this is translated from the coding sequence GATTACGGGAGCGACGGCGGGCATCGGCGCCGCGTTCGCGCGGCGCCTGGCGGCCGATGGACACGATCTGGTGCTGGTGGCCCGGGACACCAAGCGGCTGCGCGAGCAGGCCACCGAGTTGCACGACCGGCACGGCATCGAGGCCGAGGTGCTGACCGCCGACCTGTCCACCGAGGACGGGATCGCCGCGGTCGAGGCGCGCCTCTCGCAGCCCAGACAGCCGGTCGATCTCCTGGTCAACAACGCCGGGTTCGGCAACAAGGGCAGTTATCTGGACGTTTCCATGGCCGACGAGCTGACCATGGTGAAGGTGCACATCGAGGCGGTGCTCCGGCTGACGTCGGCGGCGGCCTCCTCGATGCGCGAGCGCGGGCGCGGCGGGGTCGTCAACGTGGCCTCGGTCGCCGCCTTCGTACCGCGCGGCACCTATGGCGCGTCCAAGGCGTGGGTCGTGCAGTTCACGCAGGGCGCGGCCCGGGACCTCGCCGGGTCCGGGGTGCGCCTGATGGCGCTGTGCCCCGGGTTCGTGCGCACCGAGTTCCACCAGCGGGCCGGCATGGGCACCGACAACATCCCTGGCTGGCTGTGGCTGGACGCCGACAAGCTGGTGGCGGCGGCCCTGAGCGACCTCGCCCGCGGGAAGTCGCTGTCGATCCCGGACCCGCGCTACAAGGCGCTGATGGGCGCGGTGAAGCTGGCGCCGCGCGGCCTGCTCGGCGGGATCACCTCCAAGACGGGCCGCAAGTACGGGCCGAAGTGA
- a CDS encoding DUF2264 domain-containing protein: MPIAFENRELSPYTGWTREHWERTADRLLLAVRPHASPGRGLINLPGARPSRSGPRSDGLEGYARTWLLAALRVAGANGDDPHGHLDRYAQGLASGTQHPLPTGELTPSHPDAWPLTTHVRQAVVESASIALGLRLTRPWLWDKLDDRTRRRTVDWLLPALRPSPVDNNWWLFGLTVAGFLQDVGIETDRAAVTIERALERIDQWYLGDGWYSDGPNRSFDHYNAWALHFYPVLHAHLGGDQDLLNRYGPRLHAQLDAHTRLFGSDGAPLPYGRSLTYRFAAAAAPWLGALTGHTPLTPGATRRLASGTLKYFLDRPDNRGATDANGLLTLGWHGPYPPVIQHYSGPASPYWAAKGYLGLLLPPDHPAWTAVEEPLPAETEDAAITLGRPNMLIQSTAADGLVRLHNHGSNHHLDGGPDEDPCYSRFAYSTATGPTSTGTPDNHFALLSQAGPTTRGPAAPLGHGPGWAASLSEPRPGPPGVRIVSVTLAHGRAELRAHLVIGATPGTPVRQTGWATTLGRTAQLHPVHGYTAGACQLAAGSTLFGPASDIQALHGATSTESSLFVALASLTAEPDPGPVHALADIQVTGHTIQVTWRNGTTCRLVLDSTSPTVHTSPTGRTQGI, translated from the coding sequence ATGCCCATCGCGTTCGAGAACCGTGAGCTCAGCCCGTACACCGGCTGGACGCGCGAGCACTGGGAGAGGACGGCGGACCGCCTCCTGCTGGCGGTGCGGCCCCACGCATCGCCGGGGCGGGGTCTGATCAACCTGCCCGGGGCCCGGCCCAGCCGGTCGGGGCCGCGCTCGGACGGCCTCGAAGGCTACGCCCGCACCTGGCTGCTCGCCGCACTCCGCGTGGCCGGCGCGAACGGCGACGATCCGCACGGCCACCTCGACCGCTACGCCCAAGGACTCGCCTCGGGCACCCAACACCCGCTCCCCACCGGCGAGTTGACGCCGTCCCATCCGGACGCCTGGCCGCTGACCACCCACGTCCGACAGGCCGTCGTCGAGTCGGCCTCCATCGCGCTCGGACTGCGTCTCACCCGCCCCTGGCTGTGGGACAAGCTGGACGACCGCACCCGCCGACGCACCGTCGACTGGCTGCTGCCCGCCCTTCGCCCGTCCCCGGTCGACAACAACTGGTGGCTGTTCGGGCTCACTGTCGCCGGATTCCTCCAGGACGTCGGCATCGAGACCGACCGCGCCGCGGTCACCATCGAACGCGCCCTGGAACGCATCGATCAGTGGTACCTCGGCGACGGCTGGTACAGCGACGGCCCGAACCGCTCCTTCGACCACTACAACGCCTGGGCGCTCCACTTCTATCCCGTCCTGCACGCCCACCTCGGCGGCGACCAGGACCTCCTGAACCGTTACGGGCCCCGGCTGCACGCCCAACTCGACGCGCATACACGCCTGTTCGGGTCCGACGGTGCGCCGCTGCCGTACGGGCGCTCGCTGACCTACCGCTTCGCCGCCGCGGCCGCCCCCTGGCTGGGCGCGCTCACCGGCCACACGCCCCTCACTCCCGGCGCCACCCGGCGGCTGGCCTCGGGCACCCTGAAGTACTTCCTCGACCGGCCGGACAACCGGGGCGCCACCGACGCCAACGGGCTGCTCACGCTGGGCTGGCATGGCCCGTACCCGCCGGTGATCCAGCACTACTCGGGCCCCGCCTCCCCGTACTGGGCGGCCAAGGGCTACCTCGGACTGCTCCTGCCGCCAGACCACCCCGCCTGGACGGCCGTCGAGGAACCGCTGCCCGCCGAGACCGAGGACGCGGCCATCACCCTCGGCCGGCCGAACATGCTCATCCAGTCGACGGCCGCGGACGGCCTGGTCCGCCTCCACAACCACGGCAGTAACCACCACCTGGACGGCGGCCCGGATGAGGACCCCTGCTACTCGCGCTTCGCCTACTCGACCGCGACCGGCCCGACCTCGACGGGCACGCCCGACAACCACTTCGCCCTGCTGTCCCAGGCCGGGCCGACCACCCGGGGGCCCGCGGCGCCGCTCGGCCACGGCCCCGGCTGGGCCGCCTCACTGTCCGAGCCGCGGCCGGGCCCGCCGGGCGTGCGCATCGTCTCGGTGACGTTGGCGCACGGCCGCGCCGAACTCCGCGCACACCTCGTCATCGGGGCCACCCCCGGCACCCCGGTACGCCAGACCGGCTGGGCCACCACCCTGGGCCGCACCGCCCAGCTGCACCCCGTGCACGGCTATACCGCAGGGGCGTGTCAACTGGCCGCCGGATCAACCCTGTTCGGCCCCGCCTCGGACATCCAGGCCCTCCACGGAGCGACCAGCACCGAATCCTCGCTGTTCGTCGCACTGGCCTCCCTCACCGCGGAACCGGACCCCGGCCCGGTCCACGCCCTCGCCGACATCCAGGTCACCGGCCACACGATCCAGGTCACCTGGCGGAACGGAACCACCTGCCGACTCGTACTCGACTCCACCTCACCGACCGTCCACACCTCCCCGACCGGCCGCACGCAGGGCATATGA
- a CDS encoding substrate-binding domain-containing protein: protein MRERAAERHDRLLELVRARGSARVSELAAQLGVSPVTVRRDVEFLANEGRLDRVHGSVSWPGATDAPPQGGPASGPGPAPRELVIGMLAPNATYYFAEVIRGAHEAAAAAGTRLVLRISDYRPQEDAGRAAGLLAAGAEGLLIAPGWKEPDDPVEHGAWIAGLPVPTVLLERRGVPGRELDDLDRVCSDHSHGVLIAVRHLLGLGHSTPLLVARADSPTAIAVRAGYRYALDALGLKSPLPPIGSVSAEVDPAGFERAVQALRTAVLAGRATAALVHNDVDAIRIVQRLAELGVRVPDDLALVAYDDEVAALADIPLTAVAPPKHEVGRYAAELLIERLRRGPGGGPGAGAEGPRRHVDLLPRLRVRSSCGAPSETLPNTATPRS from the coding sequence GTGCGTGAACGTGCTGCTGAACGTCATGACCGACTGCTGGAGCTGGTGCGCGCGCGTGGTTCGGCGCGGGTCTCCGAGCTCGCCGCCCAGCTGGGGGTCTCGCCGGTGACCGTGCGGCGGGACGTGGAGTTCCTGGCCAACGAGGGGCGCCTGGACCGGGTGCACGGCTCGGTCTCCTGGCCGGGCGCCACCGACGCTCCCCCGCAGGGCGGGCCGGCATCCGGTCCCGGCCCCGCCCCCCGCGAGCTGGTCATCGGCATGCTCGCCCCCAATGCCACGTACTACTTCGCCGAGGTCATCAGGGGTGCGCACGAGGCGGCCGCAGCCGCGGGGACGCGGCTGGTCCTGCGGATCTCGGACTACCGGCCGCAGGAGGACGCGGGCCGGGCGGCCGGGCTGCTCGCGGCCGGGGCCGAGGGACTGCTGATCGCGCCGGGCTGGAAGGAGCCGGACGACCCGGTCGAGCACGGCGCCTGGATCGCCGGACTCCCGGTGCCCACCGTGCTCCTGGAGCGGCGCGGGGTGCCCGGCCGGGAGCTGGACGATCTGGACCGGGTGTGCTCCGACCACAGCCACGGCGTACTCATCGCGGTGCGCCACCTGCTCGGCCTCGGCCACTCCACACCCCTGCTGGTGGCGCGGGCGGACAGCCCCACGGCGATCGCGGTGCGCGCCGGATACCGGTACGCGCTCGACGCGCTCGGCCTCAAGTCGCCGCTCCCCCCGATCGGTTCGGTGTCGGCCGAAGTGGACCCGGCCGGCTTCGAGCGCGCCGTTCAGGCGCTGCGCACGGCGGTCCTGGCCGGCCGGGCCACGGCGGCGCTCGTACACAACGACGTGGACGCCATCCGGATCGTGCAGCGCCTGGCCGAACTCGGCGTCCGGGTCCCGGACGACCTGGCCCTTGTGGCGTACGACGACGAGGTGGCGGCCCTCGCGGACATCCCGCTCACCGCGGTCGCCCCACCCAAGCACGAGGTCGGGCGGTACGCCGCCGAGCTGCTGATCGAGCGGCTGCGCAGGGGGCCCGGAGGCGGTCCGGGCGCGGGCGCCGAGGGGCCGCGGCGCCATGTCGACCTGCTGCCGCGGCTGCGAGTGCGGTCCTCCTGCGGGGCCCCGTCGGAGACCCTGCCAAACACGGCGACCCCCCGGTCCTGA
- a CDS encoding ABC transporter substrate-binding protein, with protein sequence MSRSWTRSTCALIGAATALTMLTACGGGDGAAGDAGKGSADKPVTITFWAWQKGTKDVVDAFNASHKNIRVKFEEIPSGNAGGYAKISNAVKAGNAPDLVTVEYPMLPEFVSQGSFQDISEYVTDDMRKQFLPQSIQQTTLGGRNWAIPFDAAPQAYFYRKDFFAKNNIEVPRTWAEFKAAAQKAKAADPKARIGTFFPDDPTTFEAMVWQAGAQWFKADGDTWKLNTADAATNKVADYWQGLLDDKLVQNAVSFSPEWTASLKDGSTVGYLGASWGAGVLKGTLPDQSGKWAVAPVPTWDGKPASGMLGGSTWAVTKGSTKTRAALEFATWMSTTEAGIQARIKSGTSSAFPADIALRPAAKKAFDANFYTGEDIYQLFDAAGTSINANWGWGPSMGTTNTTLKDQFGKVSGGSVKITDAIRAAHDATVTELNKRGLKVEG encoded by the coding sequence GTGAGCCGCAGTTGGACCAGATCGACATGTGCCCTCATCGGCGCCGCCACCGCTCTCACCATGCTCACGGCCTGCGGTGGCGGGGACGGCGCGGCGGGCGACGCGGGCAAGGGCAGCGCCGACAAGCCCGTCACCATCACGTTCTGGGCCTGGCAGAAGGGCACCAAGGACGTGGTGGACGCCTTCAACGCGTCCCACAAGAACATCCGGGTGAAGTTCGAGGAGATCCCCTCCGGCAACGCCGGCGGCTACGCCAAGATCTCCAACGCGGTGAAGGCCGGCAACGCGCCCGACCTCGTCACCGTCGAGTACCCGATGCTCCCGGAGTTCGTCAGCCAGGGCTCCTTCCAGGACATCAGCGAGTACGTCACCGACGACATGAGGAAGCAGTTCCTGCCGCAGTCGATCCAGCAGACCACCCTCGGCGGAAGGAACTGGGCGATCCCCTTCGACGCCGCGCCCCAGGCGTACTTCTACCGCAAGGACTTCTTCGCGAAGAACAACATCGAAGTCCCCAGGACCTGGGCCGAGTTCAAGGCCGCCGCGCAGAAGGCCAAGGCGGCCGACCCCAAGGCGCGGATCGGCACCTTCTTCCCCGACGATCCGACCACCTTCGAGGCGATGGTCTGGCAGGCCGGCGCCCAGTGGTTCAAGGCCGACGGCGACACCTGGAAGCTCAACACCGCCGACGCCGCCACCAACAAGGTCGCCGACTACTGGCAGGGCCTGCTCGACGACAAGCTGGTGCAGAACGCGGTCTCCTTCAGCCCCGAGTGGACGGCCTCCCTCAAGGACGGCTCCACCGTCGGCTACCTCGGCGCCTCCTGGGGCGCGGGCGTCCTGAAGGGCACCCTGCCCGACCAGAGCGGCAAGTGGGCCGTGGCTCCCGTGCCCACCTGGGACGGCAAGCCCGCCAGCGGCATGCTCGGCGGCTCCACCTGGGCCGTGACCAAGGGCAGCACCAAGACCCGGGCCGCCCTGGAGTTCGCCACCTGGATGTCGACCACCGAGGCGGGCATCCAGGCCCGCATCAAGTCCGGTACGTCGAGCGCCTTCCCGGCCGACATCGCGCTGCGCCCCGCCGCCAAGAAGGCCTTCGACGCGAACTTCTACACCGGCGAGGACATCTACCAGCTCTTCGACGCCGCCGGCACCTCGATCAACGCCAACTGGGGCTGGGGTCCGAGCATGGGCACCACCAACACCACGCTCAAGGACCAGTTCGGCAAGGTCTCCGGTGGCTCGGTGAAGATCACCGACGCCATCAGGGCCGCGCACGACGCCACCGTGACCGAGCTGAACAAGCGCGGGCTGAAGGTCGAGGGCTGA
- a CDS encoding carbohydrate ABC transporter permease has product MAKGDAADLRAEAPGPGPARGTPIGTRARTAEAPRPGPARRTPLGTRGRHGAAAGVLLTPFFVLFTAVTVVPIGYALWLSLFTEKQSGLGFGGVRSVFSGLDNYTAALSDPAFRDGFGVLAGYCVVYIPLMVGGALALALLLDSTLARARRFFQLALFLPHAVPGIIAALIWVYLYTPGLSPVVKAMNSGGIGFSFFSSSGTLPSVVNIALWEWLGYNMVIFYAALQAIDRSVLEAATVDGAGEWRTAFGIKLPLIRASLVMVCLFTVIGSLQLFTEPLILNQGGSSTVTTTWTPNMYAYTAAFSRNDYGLAAASAVLLALTAALLSFVVTRLTNRKGAKA; this is encoded by the coding sequence ATGGCGAAGGGCGACGCGGCAGACCTACGCGCCGAGGCCCCCGGGCCCGGCCCGGCCCGCGGGACGCCCATCGGTACGCGGGCACGCACCGCCGAGGCACCCCGGCCCGGCCCGGCCCGCCGGACACCCCTCGGGACCCGGGGTCGCCACGGCGCCGCCGCGGGCGTGCTGCTGACCCCGTTCTTCGTCCTGTTCACCGCGGTCACGGTGGTGCCGATCGGTTACGCCCTCTGGCTCAGTCTGTTCACCGAGAAGCAGTCGGGGCTCGGCTTCGGCGGCGTCCGGTCCGTCTTCAGCGGGCTCGACAACTACACGGCGGCGCTGAGTGACCCGGCCTTCCGCGACGGCTTTGGCGTGCTGGCCGGCTACTGCGTCGTCTATATCCCGCTGATGGTCGGGGGCGCCCTCGCGCTCGCGCTGCTGCTCGATTCCACGCTGGCCCGCGCCCGCCGCTTCTTCCAGCTCGCGCTGTTCCTGCCGCACGCCGTGCCCGGCATCATCGCCGCGCTGATCTGGGTGTACCTCTATACCCCCGGACTCAGCCCCGTCGTCAAGGCCATGAACTCCGGCGGCATCGGCTTCAGCTTCTTCTCCTCCAGCGGCACGCTCCCCTCCGTCGTCAACATCGCGCTGTGGGAATGGCTCGGCTACAACATGGTCATCTTCTACGCGGCGCTCCAGGCCATCGACCGCTCCGTACTGGAGGCGGCCACCGTGGACGGGGCGGGCGAGTGGCGCACCGCGTTCGGCATCAAACTCCCGCTGATCCGCGCCTCGTTGGTGATGGTCTGCCTGTTCACCGTCATCGGCTCGCTCCAGCTCTTCACCGAGCCGCTGATCCTCAACCAGGGCGGCAGTTCCACGGTCACCACCACCTGGACGCCCAACATGTACGCCTACACCGCCGCGTTCAGCCGCAACGACTACGGTCTCGCCGCCGCCTCGGCCGTGCTCCTCGCGCTCACCGCGGCGCTGCTCTCCTTCGTCGTCACCCGCCTCACCAACCGGAAGGGCGCCAAGGCATGA
- a CDS encoding carbohydrate ABC transporter permease, which yields MTSPTVAGPNTAVRAGDGSPSRTGTARRAPSRWLSRTAVNGTLLLSVLYTLFPLVWLVTAATKDSGGLLSGEAFSFKGFDLGHNLSQLAAYNDGVYFRWYLNSLLYAGGGAAVCALVSVAAGYAFDKYAFRGKEKLFGVVLLGVLVPTTALALPMYLLASKVGLVNTYWSVLIPVLVNPFGVYLSRVFSASYIPDEALEAARIDGAGELRTFWSIGLRMVMPGFVTVFLFQFTAIWNNFFLPLVMLSDQKLFPLSLGLYAWNSNTHAEPSYYPLVVTGSLLAVIPLVVAFVSLQRHWKAGLAAGSLK from the coding sequence ATGACCTCCCCGACCGTGGCCGGGCCGAACACCGCCGTGCGCGCCGGGGACGGCTCCCCCTCCCGTACGGGCACGGCCCGCCGGGCCCCCAGCCGCTGGCTGTCGCGGACAGCGGTCAACGGCACGCTGCTGCTCTCCGTGCTCTACACCCTCTTCCCTCTGGTGTGGCTGGTCACGGCCGCCACCAAGGATTCCGGCGGGCTGCTGTCCGGCGAGGCCTTCTCCTTCAAGGGCTTCGACCTCGGCCACAACCTGTCGCAGCTCGCCGCGTACAACGACGGCGTCTACTTCCGCTGGTACCTCAACTCCCTTCTGTACGCGGGCGGCGGGGCCGCCGTCTGCGCGCTGGTCAGCGTCGCCGCGGGGTACGCCTTCGACAAGTACGCCTTCCGCGGCAAGGAGAAGCTGTTCGGCGTGGTGCTGCTCGGGGTGCTCGTGCCCACCACGGCGCTCGCGCTGCCCATGTATCTGCTCGCCAGCAAGGTCGGCCTGGTCAACACGTACTGGTCGGTGCTGATCCCGGTCCTGGTCAACCCGTTCGGCGTCTATCTGTCCCGGGTGTTCAGCGCGAGCTACATCCCCGACGAGGCCCTGGAGGCCGCCCGTATCGACGGGGCGGGCGAGCTGCGCACGTTCTGGTCGATCGGTCTGCGCATGGTGATGCCGGGCTTCGTGACCGTCTTCCTCTTCCAGTTCACCGCGATCTGGAACAACTTCTTCCTCCCCCTGGTCATGCTCAGCGACCAGAAGCTCTTCCCTCTGAGCCTCGGTCTGTACGCGTGGAACAGCAACACCCATGCCGAACCGAGCTACTACCCGCTCGTCGTCACCGGCTCCCTCCTCGCCGTCATCCCCCTGGTCGTCGCCTTCGTCTCCCTCCAGCGGCACTGGAAGGCCGGACTCGCCGCGGGCAGCCTCAAATGA
- a CDS encoding hydroxyacid dehydrogenase: MPHATDNRPTLLLAMGPGIADRLLADRHRARLADLARTDPYLVAHDLAAPAPPVAAALATAEVLLTCWGAPPLTAAVLDTAPKLRAVVHAAGSVKHHITDACWERGIAVTSAAAANALPVAEYTLAAILFAGKNVLAAARNYAALRTTPPWPIGTGATGNYRRTVGLVGASRIGRRVIELLRPFDFEVLLYDPYVSAAEAASLGVEPVSLDVLCARSDIVSVHAPQLPDTYRMIGARQLALMPAGATLINTARGSLVDEAALLGELLTGRLHAVLDVTDPELPPRESPLYDLPNVLLTPHIAGSLGNELHRMADRALDEVERFAAGVPFADPVLPATLRHSA, encoded by the coding sequence ATGCCCCACGCCACTGACAACCGGCCCACGCTGCTTCTCGCGATGGGCCCCGGCATCGCGGACCGCCTCCTTGCCGACCGGCACCGCGCCCGGCTGGCGGACCTCGCCCGCACCGACCCGTACCTCGTCGCGCACGACCTCGCCGCTCCGGCCCCGCCCGTCGCCGCCGCCCTCGCCACGGCCGAGGTCCTGCTCACCTGCTGGGGCGCGCCCCCGCTCACCGCGGCCGTCCTCGACACGGCCCCCAAGCTGCGCGCGGTCGTCCACGCGGCGGGCTCGGTCAAGCACCACATCACGGACGCCTGCTGGGAGCGCGGCATCGCGGTGACGTCCGCGGCGGCGGCGAACGCGCTGCCGGTCGCCGAGTACACGCTGGCCGCGATCCTCTTCGCGGGCAAGAACGTCCTCGCCGCGGCCCGGAACTACGCCGCGCTGCGCACCACTCCCCCGTGGCCGATCGGGACCGGCGCCACCGGCAACTACCGCCGCACGGTCGGCCTGGTCGGCGCCTCCCGCATCGGCCGCCGGGTGATCGAGCTGCTGCGCCCCTTCGATTTCGAGGTCCTGCTGTACGACCCGTACGTCAGCGCCGCCGAAGCGGCCTCCCTCGGCGTCGAGCCGGTTTCGCTCGACGTCCTCTGCGCCCGCTCGGACATCGTCTCCGTGCACGCGCCGCAGCTGCCCGACACGTACCGCATGATCGGCGCGCGCCAGCTGGCCCTGATGCCGGCGGGTGCCACCCTGATCAACACCGCGCGCGGCTCCCTGGTGGACGAGGCCGCCCTGCTCGGCGAGCTGCTCACGGGCCGCCTGCACGCGGTCCTGGACGTCACCGACCCCGAACTCCCGCCCCGCGAGAGCCCGTTGTACGACCTGCCCAACGTGCTGCTCACCCCGCACATCGCGGGCTCGCTCGGCAACGAGCTGCACCGGATGGCGGACCGGGCGCTGGACGAGGTGGAGCGGTTCGCGGCCGGGGTGCCGTTCGCGGACCCCGTACTCCCGGCGACTCTGCGCCACTCGGCGTGA
- a CDS encoding ester cyclase: protein MTFTQVIDFKTQRFSDLDQLMDRWIAQTKGRRTASHSLIGKDRSDGSHYIEIIEFPSYEEAMANSNLPETNRIFEEMVALCDDMPTFMDLDVVRNDQLNATTARRFFHEIASGGNLDAIGEVFADDYADHDILKEQDTVVGSDKIRNDVAGWRSAFDFAFELDRQICEGDDVVTLWTLNGTHTGDFRGVPATGKQVSMTGTTIFRFKNDRIQEGWWHYDAMKLMRQLGIGG from the coding sequence ATGACTTTCACGCAGGTAATCGACTTCAAAACCCAGCGGTTCAGTGACCTGGACCAGCTCATGGACCGGTGGATCGCACAGACCAAGGGCAGGCGGACCGCCTCGCACAGCCTCATAGGCAAGGACCGCTCCGACGGGTCCCACTACATCGAGATCATCGAATTCCCCTCGTACGAGGAGGCGATGGCGAACTCGAACCTCCCCGAGACCAACCGGATCTTCGAGGAGATGGTGGCGCTCTGCGACGACATGCCCACCTTCATGGACCTGGATGTGGTGCGCAACGACCAGTTGAACGCTACAACAGCTCGCCGGTTCTTCCACGAGATCGCCTCGGGCGGCAACCTCGACGCCATCGGCGAGGTGTTCGCGGACGACTACGCCGACCACGACATCCTCAAGGAGCAGGACACGGTCGTCGGCTCCGACAAGATCCGCAACGACGTCGCCGGATGGCGGTCGGCCTTCGACTTCGCCTTCGAACTCGACCGGCAGATCTGCGAGGGCGACGACGTGGTGACGCTGTGGACCTTGAACGGCACCCACACGGGCGACTTCAGGGGCGTCCCGGCCACCGGCAAGCAGGTCAGCATGACCGGCACCACGATCTTCCGGTTCAAGAACGACAGGATCCAGGAAGGCTGGTGGCACTACGACGCCATGAAGCTGATGCGGCAGTTGGGCATCGGGGGCTGA
- the groL gene encoding chaperonin GroEL (60 kDa chaperone family; promotes refolding of misfolded polypeptides especially under stressful conditions; forms two stacked rings of heptamers to form a barrel-shaped 14mer; ends can be capped by GroES; misfolded proteins enter the barrel where they are refolded when GroES binds) has product MAKILKFDEDARRALERGVNKLADTVKVTIGPKGRNVVIDKKFGAPTITNDGVTIAREVELDDPYENLGAQLVKEVATKTNDIAGDGTTTATVLAQALVREGLRNVAAGASPAALKKGIDAAVKAVSEELLATARPIEDKTDIAAVAALSAQDKQIGELIAEAMDKVGKDGVITVEESNTFGVELEFTEGMAFDKGYLSHYMVTDQERMEAVLDDPYILINQGKISSIQDLLPLLEKVIQAGSSKPLLIIAEDVEGEALSTLVVNKIRGTFNAVAVKAPGFGDRRKAMLQDMATLTGATVIAEEVGLKLDQAGLEVLGSARRVTVTKDDTTIVDGGGNSGDVEGRIAQIKAEIESTDSDWDREKLQERLAKLAGGVCVIKVGAATEVELKERKHRLEDAISATRAAVEEGIVSGGGSALVHAAKVLEGNLDKTGDEATGVAVVRRAVVEPLRWIAENAGLEGYVITSKVSELDKGFGFNAATGEYGDLVKAGVIDPVKVTRSALENAASIASLLLTTETLVVEKPAEEEPEAGHGHGHGHSH; this is encoded by the coding sequence ATGGCGAAGATCCTGAAGTTCGACGAGGACGCCCGTCGCGCCCTTGAGCGCGGCGTCAACAAGCTTGCCGACACGGTGAAGGTGACGATCGGCCCCAAGGGCCGCAACGTCGTCATCGACAAGAAGTTCGGCGCTCCCACCATCACCAACGACGGTGTCACCATCGCGCGCGAGGTCGAGCTCGACGACCCGTACGAGAACCTGGGCGCCCAGCTCGTCAAGGAGGTGGCGACCAAGACCAACGACATCGCGGGTGACGGCACCACCACCGCGACCGTGCTGGCCCAGGCGCTGGTGCGCGAGGGTCTGCGCAACGTCGCCGCCGGCGCCTCCCCGGCCGCCCTGAAGAAGGGCATCGACGCCGCGGTCAAGGCCGTGTCCGAGGAGCTCCTCGCGACCGCCCGTCCGATCGAGGACAAGACCGACATCGCCGCCGTCGCCGCGCTGTCCGCCCAGGACAAGCAGATCGGCGAGCTCATCGCCGAGGCCATGGACAAGGTCGGCAAGGACGGTGTCATCACCGTCGAGGAGTCCAACACCTTCGGTGTGGAGCTCGAGTTCACCGAGGGCATGGCCTTCGACAAGGGCTACCTGTCGCACTACATGGTCACCGACCAGGAGCGTATGGAGGCCGTCCTCGACGACCCGTACATCCTGATCAACCAGGGCAAGATCTCCTCGATCCAGGACCTGCTGCCGCTCCTGGAGAAGGTCATCCAGGCCGGCTCCTCCAAGCCGCTCCTGATCATCGCCGAGGACGTCGAGGGCGAGGCGCTCTCCACCCTGGTCGTCAACAAGATCCGCGGCACGTTCAACGCCGTGGCCGTCAAGGCTCCCGGCTTCGGCGACCGTCGCAAGGCGATGCTCCAGGACATGGCCACCCTCACCGGTGCCACCGTCATCGCCGAAGAGGTCGGCCTCAAGCTGGACCAGGCCGGTCTTGAGGTGCTCGGCAGCGCCCGTCGCGTGACCGTCACCAAGGACGACACCACCATCGTCGACGGTGGCGGCAACTCCGGTGACGTCGAGGGCCGCATCGCCCAGATCAAGGCCGAGATCGAGTCCACGGACTCCGACTGGGACCGCGAGAAGCTCCAGGAGCGCCTCGCGAAGCTGGCCGGCGGCGTGTGCGTGATCAAGGTCGGCGCCGCCACCGAGGTCGAGCTCAAGGAGCGCAAGCACCGTCTGGAGGACGCCATCTCCGCGACCCGCGCCGCGGTCGAGGAGGGCATCGTCTCCGGTGGTGGCTCCGCCCTGGTGCACGCCGCCAAGGTCCTGGAGGGCAACCTCGACAAGACCGGCGACGAGGCCACCGGTGTCGCCGTCGTGCGCCGCGCCGTCGTCGAGCCGCTGCGCTGGATCGCCGAGAACGCCGGTCTTGAGGGCTACGTCATCACCTCCAAGGTGAGCGAGCTGGACAAGGGCTTCGGCTTCAACGCCGCGACCGGTGAGTACGGCGACCTGGTCAAGGCCGGCGTCATCGACCCGGTCAAGGTCACCCGCTCCGCCCTGGAGAACGCCGCCTCCATCGCCTCCCTGCTGCTCACGACCGAGACCCTGGTCGTCGAGAAGCCGGCCGAGGAGGAGCCCGAGGCCGGTCACGGCCACGGTCACGGCCACAGCCACTGA